The genomic interval CCTATCCATGGCCTCCCCTGATCCTGAGCCCAAGGGGCAGCCATAAACCTCCATCCCTGTCCCTTACCAGATACATGGGCTCAAATGGCTGCTTACAGCTTATCCATCATAGTCTTTTCTTGAAGGCTACCCGGCCCTTTAGAAACCAGGACATAGTAGAGCAGCAAGTCCAGCTGGGACTTGTGTGGGTGCTCTTACTCCCTTCTCTGACTCCTGGGACACCTGCCACTGTTTTCAAAGTATGGCTCCTCCACTCCAGAATAAGCTCTGCTTGTAGGCTATAGACTCTCAAGATTCTACAAGTGAGGTTCCAGCCACCGCCTTTTGGCTTCTAGTTTATTATGaaaatgatgtaaaaaaaaaaaaaaagtatacagtGAATGAAGGGACCTGCCTCATCCACAAAGGCACTGGGCTGGACCTAGAATAGAGGTTTATAGCCAATTGTGGGCAGGAGAGCCTGAGTAATCTGTTCTTCCATGAGGACAGTGCAGAGACCAACTGTTCAGGGCTCCTGCCATCACAGCAATGAAGTGACGATAGGCAGAGACTTTCCTTGCTTCACAGTGCCAGTTGCCCAGCCCAGGGATGTGACTGTCCTAGGAACTCCCCTGCCTCCCAAGAAGGCCCAGGAAAGCCCATATCCAAGAGATGAACTAGGCTCTAAAAGTAACCCTCCTGCTGTCCTAACCACAACACAGGCCAAAGTTTGAGCAAGACCCAGCCAGGACGGGAGAACCAGAGAAACTCTTGAGTCTTGGAAGGCCCCTTCAGGGCAGCTACAAACCTGATAACAGCCTCATGGAATCACCTCTCTACCGAGGACCCACGGTTATGCTCAGGCCATTGGTCCCAACCTGAACAGGTGATATCCTCTGTGTGATGCCGACTGTATCTGTAGACCTCCTCAAGTTCCCCTGAAGCTCTGGGATATCTATATCCCAGAGGATGAGGTTGTGGTCATGACcacgagggggggggggggggcgcgcgGAGACCAGCCCTCAAGGTACATAGAAGTCATTCCTCAAGTATCTAGTACAGACCTTGGCTAGCCAAGGGCCACACTCAAACCAACCACACTGTCTATCTCTCTAACCTGAGTGAGCCAGCCATGAAGGGTGGACCAGCCAAGTGTGGTTAGTTGAGCAGGGTACAAGGTATTGTCTAAGTCCTAAGCCCATCCTCCACCCCACAGATAAGAGTTGAGGGTACTTTTCTGGCAGTATCTCTTTTTGACGAGGAGATGTAGTAGCCTCAACAAGATAGACCACCTGCCTGTCACAGGCAGGACATGAACAACAAACAACCTTTCCCAGGGCCCAGCCCAGAGTCCAACTGTGTACCCTTAAAATTTTCCAAAAGCCTCTCTGTAGGACTTGCTGCTTCAGGCTGGACAAATACTGAAGTACCATCAGGCCTCTGTTATGGAGTGAGGGATAAAGTGTGTCATGCTTCCCAGGTTAGCTCCAGTTTCCTTTCCCAGGGCAGGCATGTCTAGgccccaagagctctgcccctgtGTTTTCCACCTTACTGCTTCCAACAAGAACACTAAGCTTACAATCACCACCACCCTTACAATCACAGCCCAGAATGTACTCAGCCTGTTAAAACTCCTAGACAGGGCCAAAGACAACTCCTAGTGTAGCAGACCCTATCTCCAACCCACCTTGGGTTCATGACCAACAAGGCTCCAACAGAGTCACTGAAGCTTCAGATTATGATACCTTGGGAGCCTCAAATACACATGGACAAGGGAAGCCGAACATCTGGCTGCATTGGAAGAGAGCAGTGTACTGCTCAACCACTCAGCAGCAGGCTCTACATCATGTCTACTGGAGCCTCCTTACATTCCAAATGTCCCGAAGAGAGGGACTTCACCCAATTCCACTTGAGTCTGGAGAGGGTAAAGGGTACCCACCATGGGCCCCAGTGGCCGGGATGAGAACCAGGATAAGCGGACAGACCCTCCTGTGGCCATGACTACTGCCAGAATGAGGGTTAGGCACGGCACACCCTTTGGGAGCAGTGAGCAGCTATCTGACCTGTATGTCTCTCAAGACCATACAGGTGACTTGGATAACATCTGTATACCTCAGAGAGGTGGGAGGAACCAGTGAGAATGTTTCTACCTCTCAGGGAGTTGAGATTGCCATGTCCTAGGTACCAGTGGGACAGAGGCctgaggctacacagaaaacATTGGGGCCTTATTTCCAGAGTCCTAGGACCTCCAACACAGGTCAGACGGCTGCAGGATGTTGGGGCAGGGTAGATCCCATACTGTCATTCTTGGGGCTGTATTTCATGGATCCCAGAATGCAGGAAATGTGTTTCCTGCTGGAGATAAGGGATGCCCTCTTATTCTCAAAGCCCTCCTCCTCCCATTAGTTAAAGCACAATAGGTCACTTTTCGTATCACCTGACTATTCTTGTGTTGCCTATAACTTTCTGCAGGAAACACAAGAAGACAGTTGGGGCAAGCAGAAGGAAGGGCTGCACAGTTCAATGTCCCAGCCTCCCCTGCCTCTTCTAGAAACAGGAACAAGGCAGATGATGGATCCCAGGTTCCCAGTATCTTCTGTGAGGCCACAGGCACTACACCTCCTACTCCAGCCAGAGACAAGTCAAGACCGTCAAATAATTTACTGTGATTCAATATGTGCCCTCATAGGCGCCTGGAGGGAACTGAGAGGGGTGGAGGACTTGGGTGCCAGTGACAACAGGGACAGTTCATGACAGTCTGTTCAAATTGTCCATGCGAAGGTCTTGGTCACATCTGTCCACCatccctggcctggcctggctcCAGCAtcgtttccttccttccctcctctttccttccttccgtcAGCACCTCCTCCCTGCATCCGGCACCTCCACGTCCTGAGCCTGTGCCGGGGCGGGCACAAAGGACATGACTGACTGCAGGCAGGGGGATTGGCAGAATTGGGGGAGCAGGGACATCAAAGTGGATACGAAGTTCATCTGGCTAGCTGAGGTCACTGCCCCAGATGTCTCGCTGGTCCCTGCCTCACCTGGTGTCAGGACAGCACACACTTGCAGCTCATGCAGCCAGGACCACTCTCATCAGGTGGGTTCAGTTTCCGCAGTTTATGCTGCCGAATCTCACGTACTAGCGTGTAGAAGGCGTCCTCCACACCCTGGAACAAAGAGACTGGATCAGAGAGGGCGCTGAGGAGACACAGGGTGCTGTCTGGGTAATAGACTCCCTGTCTGGATAAGGAAACACCCTAACCTTCCTTAGCCACCAAAGCAACACAAATAGGGAGCTGGGCTCTGGCCATCTAAAAGGCCCAGCCGCTCTCCTTAAGTGTGTTCACTCCTGAACATCACTGAGAGTCAGAGCCACTTAACTCAGGACTCTCCCAGACCCCAGTACGTCTCAAGTTGAACAACCTAACAACACTGAAGGACTTAAAACTAGCAAGTATCCATAGGACACTGGGGACAAAAAGAACTAGGCCCCTGGGTCACCGCTCCGGCCTGGCTCAGGGCAGCTCTCTCCATGGACCCCATCCTGCCCTGGAGCTGTGTGAACCCAGAACTGCAGGGCATAAGCCCAGACCCTGGCCCTTGCCTCCCTCACAGCCCTGCGGTCTGGGAGACTTACAGCATGAGGGCCGCTGGGTCACATGGGTCCCGGAGctggagccagagccagagcgGCTGCCCTGTGTTGAGGGAGAGGGGCGATGAGCTCTGCTCCctggctgggggggtgggggacggTGAATCCTTGACTAGCTGTGGAGAGGGGAACAGGCAACAGGCTCACCTGCCGGGTCTTGGCTGATGTTTCAATGTAGGGGATGCCGTAGCTTCGAGCAAGGTCCTGGGCCTGCCGAGACTCAACAGTGCGAGCGGCCAGGTCACACTTGTTGCCCACCAGCACCATTGGCACATCATCTGAATCTTTCACCCGCTTGATCTGCTCCCTGGAGGGGGATGGGGTGTATATGAGCCAGCTAGCAGGCTGCAGGCATGACTGTGTCCAGGACATTCAAAAAAAGACATAAAGCCTCAGTGTGCACACAGAACCTTCCTCATGTATGCCATGGGTTCATGAGCTAGCGATAGGTGGCTCACCTGTACTGATGGATGTCTTCAAAGGACTTGGTGTTGTTGATGGCAAATACACAGAGGAAGCCTTCCCCTGTGCGCATGTACTGGTCCCGCATGGCACTATACTCTTCTTGACCTGCTGTGTCTAAGATGTCCAGTAGACACGTCTCCCCATCAATGACCACCTGTTTCCGGTAGGAGTCCTGCAAAAAGAACACAGCTTAGGGGGTCCTACCTCTCCTCAGACAGATTCCATAGAGCCAGCCTACCCTCGCACCTCTCACACCCTGATGGATCAGGTAGGAGTCAGACCCATACTACCTACAAGACCTGGCTATTTGGGTCTGTCCCGACATTTACCCATGACCACTGCCAGAGCCCACCTCTGGCAGGTAGCCAGACAGAGCTCACCTCTATAGTGGGATCATACTCGTCCACAAAGTGGTTCTGGATCAGCTGGATGGTCAGGGCACTTTTTCCCACGCCTCCAGCGCCCACCACCACAAGCTTGTATTCTGTCATCGCTTCTACAGGGGCTGCCAATCCAGGAGCTCCTGCCCCACCTGCCAATGAGAAGCACACTTAGCCAGGCCCTTGCCACTTGAAACTGCCTGACCCAAGGGCTCTCTCCAGCACTAAGCAGGCAGGCCAGCCAATGGCCCAGTCGATCACCTGTGGCACCTCCAGCTCGAAAAGGGaggaccacccccacccccagcacttaAAGGCTGTGtgaggaagcagggagaggcCCCCAAGGCAGGGCTGACAGCTGAGAGCTTCTCCCAACCACGCACCCAAATTAGAAGTCGCTAGGTAGGCAGAAACCCTCAACTGGAGGCGCCTGAGGGCTGAggccaccccccaaaaaacaggTCCTGCCACGGCGGCCTCAGCGTGCCCAGGCAGGCCAATGCCAACCTACAACCGGCTCTGGCCCGCCGGCATGTGGGTGCAACCTACAACTATTTACTGAGCGCCTACTGCATGCCAGGCGCGGTCCCGGCAGCGGGGGGAGGGTAGCTGGAGAAGGACCCTGCCCTCCACTAAGACAAACCTTCCACAAGGGGCCAAGGAGCTTtcacagagaggaggggaaaaaaaaaaaaaagcggctGAGGGTGTGGGAAGCAGGTGACTGCAGGAACGCGAGGGGTAGCTGGGAGCAGAAGGCCCTGGTTGGGGCCCAACGAGGGTGTCCTTGTGGCCCCGAGGCCCGAGCGTGATGGCCGCGGGGCGCAGAGTCTCCGGAGGCCCGGGCGGCGCCTCGCTGGGAGGACGGCCACAGGCAGAGCGAGCCCGGCCGCAGAGGCGGGCAGCCTGACGCTAGGCACGCTGTCGGGCCGAGAGGAGCAAGGAAGCACCGATCACCTGCGCCCCGCGCCCCACCCCGTGCCCGCACTCACCGATTGCTGGCGCGACTGCccccggggccggggccggggcagGGCGGGGGCGCGGACGGGCGCCGGCTGGGCCCGCGCATGAGCTCCGTCCGCGGCGGGTGCGGCTCGGGCTGCGGGCGCCGGGAGCGGACGGCGGGGACTTGGCCGGGCCCGCGCTCGCCCCGCCCCGCTCCGCCCCACACCCGTCCGTCAACTCGAGGCGGCCGGTGATTGGTTAAACTCCTCCCCACCGCGACCTGTTGTGGTTGGCTGAGCAACCCATCCGTCTGAAGCCGCAGCTAGGCGGGGCTTCCTGGAGCAGCGGGGAGGGCAGTGTCGGAACTTGGGTGCTGCACTCAACAGTGATGTCTAGTTCCTAGGTGCAGAAGACAGAGACGGAGACGGTGCTTACGAGCCTGGGATTCCTCCAGAGAGAAACTGGTGCACGCTCGGGTTGCGACGAGGGCCTTCCACAGAGCCTCCACCCTGCAGCCTCACAAAAAGCCCAAAGGCCCACGAGCGGAAAGGGCATTCCGACCCGGTCTTGGCGTCGGGGACAGTCAGCACCACGGACGCGGAATACCAAAGGAAGACAGAGTTCGCCGGAACCCCTAGCTGCCTGTTCTCGTAGGCAGCGTCGGCCCATCACACCGCGCTTTGGAGAAGACCCCCTACCTCTCTCAAACTCGAGGTCCCAATACTGCGTCCTCTTGAAGATCGACCCCGAAAGTCAGAAAAGTTGGTATTGGGGCGAAATGAAGTGTTCCACCCACTCAAGCAAGTAGGGTACATCTGTGTCAGACGCAAATGACATGTTTTCAACAGTTTTTGACATTTCAAAGAAACGAGTAAGCACGTCCTCAGAAAACCGACAGGGCTTTACTCAGGTGGTGCAGGCCTGGGGTTGCACGCTCACCCCGGTCGCCGCCCGGGGTGTGAGCTTGGCTTGTTCTATTCATCTAGCAGGCAGATAACCGAGAGCTGGCCAGAAGCCTCTCAGGGGCGGCTCTCTGAACCACTGTGAGTGTCTTCACTTGAGTTCAGCCGTCCGGCTTGTCTCTCTTACTCTAGGGAGCTCCTCCACCGGATCTGCCGCGTGTCCCGGCAACCGTTGCTAGGGGGCGGGGCTCATCTTGCCGCAGCCCCGGATGCCCGCGGCTCACGAATATTTGGGTATTCAAATGAGCCCCGCCCCCGTTGCCATGGCGCCAGGTCCGCAACCCCACCGCggtgataaaaataataaataaataaaaaaaagcccTCACTTGAGAGAGCGACCGCCGCGGTGGAGGGGCCTAGGGCTGCGCCCCAAGTCTTGGGCACCCTGGCCCACCCCTCAGGTGAGAGCCTGGCACCGCCTTTCCATGTCCTTTGCGCTAGGGGGAACCTGGGCCGAGGAGTGCGGCCCACATCTTGTGGGACAAGGCATACAGGACAGAGTAAGCAATAAATCATGGAGTGCAGTGGAAGGGGATCACTCTTACTAGAAAAATGTATCTGGGAAAGACAGGAAGTACAGGAGTTAGGGGTCGGGCAAACCTGGATGGAGGCCACGGAGGATaaccaaagaagaaagaatactTAATGTTCTGAATAGAGTTCTCACTCTAGCCATTGTCTCTTGAATATAAGATCTGGGGCCAAACACTTCTGTATCTTTAAGGAGAAACAGTTTATGGGTTTCCTACCAGAGGTGTAGAGACACCTGAAATAACTCTAAAAGTATGGGAAGGAGTGCAGGAGAGGGGGCCACAGAAGATAATTGACAAGAGCATTCCCAGGATCGCCCTTTAGGAGTAGAAGTAGGATTTGGGTCACGTCTTCCTTTGCATTGGGTGACCTAGAGGGACCCTGGCTGGATCCTCACTGTATGAGCTTCATCCTCCATTAGAATGGTCACAGGGAGTTCAGGACCAGGCCTCCACCTAACTGCCCCCATTCTTGTACCTGcttgcttctgctgctgtgaccTTGGCCAGCTCAGATGCCACGGAGCACAGTGACCTAACCAAGAAGCTAATCTAATTCTCGTTTACAGGTATTGCATGTAGACATATGTGGCCCCCTTGCCCGGATGTTTGACCTACAGCAGGAGCCAGCTACCTTCAGGTACTTAGAGGAATGTGTGGTTGGAGGTAATGTCTGCTATCTTGATCCTAAACCTAGACTCAAGAGATCATTAATGAAGGAAGATCCACATGGGCTGGGCAGTCAGCCCAGGGAACTGTCAGTAACCACTTGCTGCTGGTCACTACAGGCATCTTGTTCGTATCCCTAGCCTgacagcctctgtgtgtgtgtgtgtgtgtgtgtgtgtgtgtgtgtgtgtgtgtgtgtgtgtgagagagagagagagagagagagagagagagagagagagagagagagagagagtacaagtgcccttagaggccagaaaagggcatctgaaGCCTTGGTTAGAGGCATTTGTGAGCCTCCTaacatggatgctaggaatcataggtcctctgcaaaaggagcaagtgctcttaaccactgagctagctTTCCAGACCCAACTCATAGCCTTTGTGAGGCCCCAGATAGCAAAGCTTGGAGCCACACTCATTGTGTGGACACTGTGGGAAACAAATATAGAACCAGGGGCCAAGGAGATAGCTCAGACAACAAATTGATTGTTTTATaatcatgaagacctgagcttgatccccaaAATTATCATACaaaatgccaggcatggtagtgtaggcttataatcccagcactgtggagacaaagcttagcctacttggtgagtccCAGGCTAGTGAGAAACGTTATCTCAAAAGTAGAAGATGGCacccaaagttgttctctggtctccacatacatacacatgcacacacacactaatacatacacacacaaattgtaAAATGggtaaatacatctttttttaaaaatacagaagcaAAGGGACAGTATCAgcctaagcaaaaaaaaaaaaaaattgagctgaAACTAGGGCCAGGGATCTGTGCTATCCAGTTATCTAGACCATTGACATTGCCCCCGACCCCTCAGGCCAGGCTAAATCAGGCTGGGAAATGGAAAGCTCATGGAAGATTAGAGTTGATCTAGTGGCTTTGTGGGCCATTGCTGTGAACTAGAACTTTGTAAAGGAGACTTGGCCCTCTGCTTCTCTTAACAGGTTGGACGTGGATGGACCCAGCCTGGGATGGATCCCAGGGGTCTCGACCAGGCACAGCTAGTATCCGGGTACGGGAGCTGAGCTGGCAGGGCCTAAACAATCCCCACCCACAAAACAAGAGACTGGGCAGCCATGGGGATATCCATAGGGAGCGGCGGGTGGAGGAGCACCTATCCCCTGCTCGACTGGTAAGTGATTAGGGCCTGAGGCTCCGACATGGGTCTTCATGAAGTAACATCGGGTACCCTTTCTGTTGATATCTAGCTTTCTCTCCACTAGGTACCCCCTGCCTTTCTACCCTTAGGGTCCCTGTCAGCAACCCCAAGTGACAGCAGACACAAGCATCCCCAGACATTGAGATCACAGATGGCACTGTTGGGCCAGTATTCTATTGGCTGAGGCCTGTGCTCAAGCCAACAAGAAGTCCTTTACTCAAGAGCTAATATTGCAACAGGGAGGACAAAGAGGTGGCATAGTGGGATGTTGGAAGGGCAGCTGGTGATGGTCCATGGCCCCCTACCAAGGCTAGagttcctctgtctcctctgtccctGCCTCAGGCAGGGTCTGTCCTTGGTACACTGACTACATTGGCAGCAGGTAAAAGCTTTCCTCCAAACCCAGTGTGAGAGCCCATTGTTGTACCCCATTCCTGAGTCCTAAAGTTTTGTAGAGTCCACCTGGGTAACTCTGATGCTCTCAGTACTTACAGTTTGCAACTTACTCATGGTTGGCCACCATGAAGAAGAGAAACTTGAGGGATGGTATCACCCAGGATCTCCTCAGAGTAACTGGTTGGCCTGCTAGGCCAGAACCTGCAGGTGCTCCCCATGGTATCCACTGATGCCATAGCAGGTGCAGCCCGGGGTCCTAAGAGACCATCTACAAGAACAGACAGACCAGCAGGGCTCCCATGCCTTGACTTCCAGCATGAGTGTTTTTGTATGTCCTCTGGTCCAGGTATGCTGTGGCTGGATGCTGCTTAGAAGGCCTCTGGGGTCCAACTGCATTGTTGGGTCTGTTCTGAAGGTCTCATCTAGAGACTGGCACCCCAAGTGCAGGCCCTTCCCTGGCAGCACTGCTTCCCTGGTAGTCAAACAGTTACAGTCTCTGCTCATGTCATGCCCACCAGCCAAACTCTTATGGAAAGCCCAACCCGGATGAGTCAGGGGAGCATCTCCACCTGCTCCAGTAGGCACCTTTACAGAGTCCTCAGCCAAGAGCATGGAGAGAGAGCCTGGAGTGACACCTGATGATTTCTGCAGCAGGCCCTGGCCCAGGTAGATGACCTCCAACTGGTGAGGGTGCTGGAGATGTGTGTGGACACCCGTAAGAACAGCCTGGGGAACTTCGGTGAGAGCCGCTGGTCACACCCATGCCCCTGGGACTGTCACAGCTAGACCTTTCAATGAGCCAATTGTATTTCCTGGTTGTAAATGAAAAGCTAGCAAACACCTTGGGCAGCACGTCTCTTTCCTTAAGATAGGACCTTAGAACTAAGATCCATCCATACTCAGCTTAGAAGTTTTAGCCCGGGGGTCTATATTCTTAAATGACTTTTCAGAGGGACCACACCAAACACCAGCACCAGTATGGCAAAATAGCAAAGGTACTATGCTCCATGCAAAGCACTCCCAGAGCGCGTTTGGGAATGATCTGGAATGTATAGATACAGTGTACAAATGTTATATGGATCCCTCATGAACCCTTTCCCCAGACTC from Arvicanthis niloticus isolate mArvNil1 chromosome 1, mArvNil1.pat.X, whole genome shotgun sequence carries:
- the Hras gene encoding GTPase HRas isoform X1 translates to MTEYKLVVVGAGGVGKSALTIQLIQNHFVDEYDPTIEDSYRKQVVIDGETCLLDILDTAGQEEYSAMRDQYMRTGEGFLCVFAINNTKSFEDIHQYREQIKRVKDSDDVPMVLVGNKCDLAARTVESRQAQDLARSYGIPYIETSAKTRQGVEDAFYTLVREIRQHKLRKLNPPDESGPGCMSCKCVLS
- the Hras gene encoding GTPase HRas isoform X2, whose amino-acid sequence is MTEYKLVVVGAGGVGKSALTIQLIQNHFVDEYDPTIEDSYRKQVVIDGETCLLDILDTAGQEEYSAMRDQYMRTGEGFLCVFAINNTKSFEDIHQYREQIKRVKDSDDVPMVLVGNKCDLAARTVESRQAQDLARSYGIPYIETSAKTRQGSRSGSGSSSGTHVTQRPSCWCGGRLLHAST